One Aegilops tauschii subsp. strangulata cultivar AL8/78 chromosome 7, Aet v6.0, whole genome shotgun sequence genomic window carries:
- the LOC109771829 gene encoding nudix hydrolase 2 isoform X1, with protein MAAPSLSIPLTTRAPLLRLLLRRRGLAHSASPPKLPVCSAPPRHRRGALFLGPGAGAGERQRSGVGSRTMSASIYSTKVDAESAMTTNGRDVELLPFVNDKHGGVIIEMTTPMDPQLFSASLKSLLSKWREQGIRGVWIKLPISLANLIQSAVEEGFWYHHAEETYLMLAYWLPNTPHTLPVNATHRVGVGAFVMNDKREVLVVQEKSGVLKGLGIWKFPTGVVEPGEDINIGVVREVKEETGVDAEFVEVLAFRQSHKAYFEKSDLFFVCILRPLSFDITKQESEIEDAQWMPVEEFAAQPFVQQHELVKYILEVGLAKADKEYTGFSPISIKSAFSPKQSLFYMNRRDLEKASGPIINTQKDS; from the exons ATGGCCGCCCCCTCGCTCTCCATCCCCCTCACCACCCGGGCGCCTctgctccgcctcctcctccgccgccgcggcctagCCCACTCCGCCTCGCCGCCCAAACTCCCCGTCTGCTCTGCGCCTCCTCGCCACCGCCGCGGCGCGCTCTTCCTCGGACCCGGAG CAGGTGCAGGTGAAAGGCAGAGAAGTGGAGTGGGGAGCAGAACCATGTCGGCTTCCATATATTCGACAAAGGTGGACGCCGAATCGGCAATGACCACGAATGGAAGAGATGTGGAGCTGCTACCATTCGTGAATGACAAACATGGAGGTGTCATTATTGAGATGACCACCCCGATGGATCCTCAACTTTTTTCAGCTTCCTTGAAATCTTTATTGTCGAAATGGAGGGAGCAG GGAATAAGAGGTGTCTGGATAAAATTGCCAATCAGCCTTGCCAACCTTATTCAATCAGCAGTAGAG GAAGGATTCTGGTACCATCATGCAGAGGAAACTTACCTAATGCTTGCGTACTGGCTCCCGAACACGCCTCATACATTGCCTGTGAATGCTACTCACCGTGTGGGCGTTGGAGCTTTTGTAATGAATGACAAAAGAGAG GTATTGGTTGTACAGGAAAAAAGCGGTGTACTTAAGGGGCTTGGTATATGGAAATTCCCAACTGGAGTTGTTGAACCA GGGGAAGATATAAACATTGGAGTTGTAAGAGAAGTAAAAGAAGAGACTGGG GTTGATGCAGAATTCGTTGAGGTACTTGCCTTCAG GCAGAGCCACAAAGCTTATTTTGAAAAATCGGATCTATTTTTTGTGTGCATCCTAAGGCCACTTTCCTTCGACATTACTAAACAAGAGTCTGAAATCGAGGATGCTCAG TGGATGCCGGTGGAGGAATTCGCGGCACAACCGTTTGTCCAGCAACATGAACTCGTGAAGTACATTCTCGAGGTCGGTCTGGCTAAGGCCGACAAGGAATACACGGGATTTTCACCAATCAGCATAAAATCAGCGTTCTCGCCGAAACAGTCCTTGTTTTACATGAACAGGAGGGACCTGGAGAAAGCCTCAGGACCCATCATCAATACACAAAAAGATAGTTGA
- the LOC109771829 gene encoding nudix hydrolase 2 isoform X2, translated as MAAPSLSIPLTTRAPLLRLLLRRRGLAHSASPPKLPVCSAPPRHRRGALFLGPGGAGERQRSGVGSRTMSASIYSTKVDAESAMTTNGRDVELLPFVNDKHGGVIIEMTTPMDPQLFSASLKSLLSKWREQGIRGVWIKLPISLANLIQSAVEEGFWYHHAEETYLMLAYWLPNTPHTLPVNATHRVGVGAFVMNDKREVLVVQEKSGVLKGLGIWKFPTGVVEPGEDINIGVVREVKEETGVDAEFVEVLAFRQSHKAYFEKSDLFFVCILRPLSFDITKQESEIEDAQWMPVEEFAAQPFVQQHELVKYILEVGLAKADKEYTGFSPISIKSAFSPKQSLFYMNRRDLEKASGPIINTQKDS; from the exons ATGGCCGCCCCCTCGCTCTCCATCCCCCTCACCACCCGGGCGCCTctgctccgcctcctcctccgccgccgcggcctagCCCACTCCGCCTCGCCGCCCAAACTCCCCGTCTGCTCTGCGCCTCCTCGCCACCGCCGCGGCGCGCTCTTCCTCGGACCCGGAG GTGCAGGTGAAAGGCAGAGAAGTGGAGTGGGGAGCAGAACCATGTCGGCTTCCATATATTCGACAAAGGTGGACGCCGAATCGGCAATGACCACGAATGGAAGAGATGTGGAGCTGCTACCATTCGTGAATGACAAACATGGAGGTGTCATTATTGAGATGACCACCCCGATGGATCCTCAACTTTTTTCAGCTTCCTTGAAATCTTTATTGTCGAAATGGAGGGAGCAG GGAATAAGAGGTGTCTGGATAAAATTGCCAATCAGCCTTGCCAACCTTATTCAATCAGCAGTAGAG GAAGGATTCTGGTACCATCATGCAGAGGAAACTTACCTAATGCTTGCGTACTGGCTCCCGAACACGCCTCATACATTGCCTGTGAATGCTACTCACCGTGTGGGCGTTGGAGCTTTTGTAATGAATGACAAAAGAGAG GTATTGGTTGTACAGGAAAAAAGCGGTGTACTTAAGGGGCTTGGTATATGGAAATTCCCAACTGGAGTTGTTGAACCA GGGGAAGATATAAACATTGGAGTTGTAAGAGAAGTAAAAGAAGAGACTGGG GTTGATGCAGAATTCGTTGAGGTACTTGCCTTCAG GCAGAGCCACAAAGCTTATTTTGAAAAATCGGATCTATTTTTTGTGTGCATCCTAAGGCCACTTTCCTTCGACATTACTAAACAAGAGTCTGAAATCGAGGATGCTCAG TGGATGCCGGTGGAGGAATTCGCGGCACAACCGTTTGTCCAGCAACATGAACTCGTGAAGTACATTCTCGAGGTCGGTCTGGCTAAGGCCGACAAGGAATACACGGGATTTTCACCAATCAGCATAAAATCAGCGTTCTCGCCGAAACAGTCCTTGTTTTACATGAACAGGAGGGACCTGGAGAAAGCCTCAGGACCCATCATCAATACACAAAAAGATAGTTGA
- the LOC109771828 gene encoding LOW QUALITY PROTEIN: uncharacterized protein (The sequence of the model RefSeq protein was modified relative to this genomic sequence to represent the inferred CDS: inserted 1 base in 1 codon; substituted 1 base at 1 genomic stop codon), whose translation MSFLASGRGRFLREISRHRPALQGRYTACFRRHKAHFLLDGIEDAAESTIGSQEPPVSLAKSLASLAEESTIAAQRQRKPLSRMERKRLAELRIKKRVKAQYLNGKFYDLMGKVVASADTLEDAYDIVRLNSNVDLASPRDDVCFIALAEQLRSGEFDITSNSFSVAAKRQGGERIVLPRLNLKVIQEAVRVVLEVVFRPQFSKISHGCRSGRGYHSALRFISTEIGVPDWCFTVPMYKEVDSNVVLKLISQIQEKIVDDQLVAFMQDMFDAEVINLVFGGFPKGHGVPQEGVLAPILMNIYLDSFDHEVFRICMKHEGLYSGAKNVTENQGSKLRHWFRSQMKDGDVNNEDQTEGQPNVRLYACRYMDEIFVAVVGSRDIAETVKSEVVDYLSKSLYLKVDDGLCLVPVKKDSRGLQFAGTVVKAATKESAALKTVHKLKEKDIDAKNEANEEVLLSKYIAEPALPQELRDAFNNFQKQANDYISSETAATEALLSSLKNKESMYTCPDDAAIKIYAPLKLESLLGNSTALSWAANLRHQVWSCSRHSDSKRLEVCCFKVMLYMPIXVXSRSMLLSKKAAGGRRHEGPSFVLVALRDYQAYGTLSNAGLSCHQICELGDLPFAGVMDAAVHVLVFPWPRQGHINPMLHFATALVDAGVQVTFLHTEHNLRRLAQVPLPPRLRLLSIPDGLPDDHPRSFLELLESMCTTSSAAYRALLLSADAPVTCVVADGTMPFAIDIAEELGIPALAFATQSACSYLALLSMPRLVELGESPFPTDDLVCGVPGMEGFLRRRDLPRGLYCAEQGDRDPWMLKLAEVTARSSKACALILNTTASMEQPALAHIASHTSDVFAVGPLHARSRLTASASLWQEDDGCMAWLDGHEDRSVVYVSLGSRAVITQEQFTEFLSGLVATGYAFLWALRPDMVQTTSSALLREAVGAVEGSKAHILEWAPQRDVLRHRAVGCFLTHAGWNSTLECALEGVPMVCWPFFSDQQINSRFVGAVWRTGLDMKDVCERGVVERTVREAMVSDKIRGVAQAMAQQLRLDVAQAGSSSSELERLVRFIRELSIRSC comes from the exons ATGTCCTTCCTGGCATCTGGCCGCGGCCGCTTCCTCCGGGAAATCTCCAGGCACCGTCCAGCCCTGCAAG GACGTTACACTGCGTGCTTCCGGCGTCACAAGGCACATTTCTTGCTTGACGGGATTGAGGATGCAGCGGAGAGCACCATCGGATCGCAGGAACCACCGGTGTCTCTGGCGAAGAGCCTGGCCTCTCTCGCTGAGGAGTCAACCATTGCTGCTCAGAGGCAGCGGAAGCCCCTGTCACGGATGGAGCGCAAGAGGCTGGCCGAGCTCCGGATTAAAAAGAGGGTCAAGGCGCAGTATTTGAACGGCAAGTTTTACGATCTCATGGGTAAGGTGGTGGCTAGTGCTGATACGTTGGAGGATGCTTACGACATTGTCCGGCTGAATTCTAATGTCGATCTGGCGTCTCCAAGGGACGATGTTTGCTTCATCGCATTGGCGGAGCAGCTCAGGAGCGGCGAGTTTGATATCACATCGAATTCTTTCTCTGTTGCTGCAAAGAGGCAAGGAGGAGAGCGCATTGTTCTTCCACGGCTCAACTTGAAAGTTATCCAGGAAGCAGTTAGGGTGGTGCTTGAGGTTGTTTTCAGACCTCAGTTCTCCAAGATATCGCATGGTTGTCGGAGTGGGCGAGGATATCACTCAGCTTTGAGGTTCATATCCACTGAAATTGGGGTTCCAGATTGGTGCTTTACTGTCCCCATGTACAAGGAGGTAGATAGTAATGTAGTCTTAAAGCTTATTTCACAAATACAGGAAAAGATTGTTGATGACCAGTTAGTGGCATTCATGCAAGATATGTTTGATGCCGAGGTGATCAATTTGGTATTTGGAGGGTTTCCCAAGGGCCATGGAGTTCCTCAAGAAGGAGTACTTGCACCAATCCTGATGAATATATATCTTGACAGTTTTGACCACGAAGTATTTAGGATTTGCATGAAACATGAAGGCCTTTATTCAGGGGCAAAAAATGTTACAGAGAACCAGGGCTCCAAGTTGCGTCACTGGTTTAGAAGTCAAATGAAGGACGGGGATGTAAATAATGAAGATCAAACAGAGGGCCAGCCAAACGTGAGATTATATGCTTGCAGATACATGGATGAGATTTTTGTTGCAGTTGTGGGGTCCAGAGACATAGCAGAAACTGTAAAGTCTGAAGTTGTTGATTACTTAAGCAAATCGCTTTACCTGAAAGTTGATGATGGATTGTGTCTTGTGCCAGTAAAAAAGGACTCTCGGGGGTTGCAGTTTGCTGGCACTGTAGTTAAGGCAGCAACAAAAGAAAGTGCTGCACTGAAAACTGTTCATAAGCTGAAGGAGAAG GACATCGATGCCAAAAATGAAGCTAATGAGGAGGTGCTCCTGTCAAAATACATTGCTGAACCAGCACTTCCGCAGGAACTCAGAGATGCTTTTAACAACTTTCAGAAGCAAGCTAATGATTATATCTCATCAGAAACTGCTGCTACAGAAGCACTGTTGTCCAGCTTGAAGAATAAGGAATCAATGTATACCTGCCCTGATGATGCTGCCATTAAGATTTATGCGCCTCTTA AGTTAGAGTCCCTGCTCGGAAATTCAACTGCTTTGTCATGGGCTGCCAATCTTCGTCACCAAGTTT GGTCATGTTCACGGCACTCCGATTCCAAGAGGCTGGAAGTCTGCTGTTTCAAGGTCATGCTGTACATGCCCATCTAAG CGTCTAGAAGTATGCTGCTGTCAAAGAAGGCAGCAGGAGGTCGCCGCCATGAGGGTCCGTCATTTGTTTTAGTTGCTCTCAGGGATTATCAG GCCTATGGAACTCTGAGCAACGCCGGCCTGAGCTGCCATCAAATCTGCGAGTTGGGCGATCTGCCGTTCGCCGGAGTGATGGATGCCGCGGTGCACGTTCTCGTGTTCCCATGGCCAAGGCAGGGACACATCAACCCCATGCTCCATTTCGCCACCGCCCTTGTCGACGCCGGCGTCCAAGTCACCTTCCTCCACACCGAGCACAACCTCCGCCGCCTTGCCCAGGTGCCTCTGCCACCTCGCCTACGCTTGCTTTCTATCCCTGACGGCCTCCCGGACGACCACCCTCGCAGCTTCTTGGAGCTCTTGGAGTCCATGTGCACGACCAGCAGCGCCGCGTACCGTGCCCTGCTCTTGTCCGCCGACGCCCCGGTGACATGCGTTGTCGCCGATGGCACCATGCCGTTTGCCATCGACATCGCCGAGGAGCTCGGCATCCCGGCGCTCGCTTTCGCCACGCAGAGTGCGTGCAGCTACCTGGCACTCCTGTCTATGCCCAGGCTCGTCGAGCTCGGCGAGAGCCCCTTCCCCACGGACGACCTGGTGTGCGGTGTTCCGGGGATGGAGGGCTTCCTCCGGCGCCGAGATCTTCCTCGTGGACTCTACTGCGCTGAACAAGGCGACAGAGACCCCTGGATGCTCAAGCTTGCCGAGGTCACCGCTCGTTCCAGCAAGGCATGTGCACTCATACTCAACACCACCGCGTCCATGGAGCAGCCAGCGCTGGCTCACATTGCGTCGCACACAAGCGACGTCTTCGCTGTAGGCCCACTGCACGCCAGGTCAAGGCTCACCGCAAGCGCAAGCCTGTGGCAGGAGGACGACGGGTGCATGGCGTGGCTGGACGGCCACGAGGACCGGTCCGTCGTGTACGTGAGCCTGGGGAGCCGCGCGGTGATCACGCAAGAGCAGTTCACCGAGTTCCTCTCCGGCCTGGTAGCTACTGGATACGCCTTCCTCTGGGCGCTCCGACCGGACATGGTCCAGACGACCAGCTCTGCGCTCCTCCGAGAAGCCGTCGGGGCAGTGGAGGGCAGCAAGGCGCACATTCTTGAGTGGGCTCCTCAGCGGGACGTGCTGCGGCACCGGGCGGTGGGCTGCTTCCTGACACACGCCGGCTGGAACTCGACACTGGAGTGCGCCTTGGAGGGCGTGCCGATGGTGTGCTGGCCCTTCTTCTCTGACCAGCAGATCAACAGCCGCTTTGTGGGCGCCGTGTGGAGGACGGGGCTGGACATGAAGGACGTCTGCGAGAGAGGCGTCGTTGAGAGGACGGTGAGGGAGGCCATGGTGTCCGACAAGATCAGGGGGGTGGCCCAAGCTATGGCGCAGCAGTTGAGGCTGGATGTCGCGCAGGCGGGGTCGTCGTCATCCGAGTTGGAGCGGCTCGTCCGCTTCATCAGGGAGCTCAGCATCAGGTCCTGTTGA
- the LOC109771841 gene encoding GDSL esterase/lipase At3g09930: MKLLPAALGLVLLLLLVLNPNGVEARPAPAGGHQKKGSSATFFVFGDDFADNGNLPPTDHVTEMSRQWAYPYGSNYVDADGFPRPNTPSGRFSNYKIQSDFIATMLGLEEAPPAHARTAEKTCDPSGMTFATGGAGVLGSTSHEVPALAKQVDTFRKMVKDGTITENQLSRSVALVAFSGNDYASTGVIGLSSPNDINAYIGKVTKEIAANVDQLLKLGVTKVLVNNLHPIGCTPSHTRTNNYTTCDIFGNLGASIHNDNLKQVMTSKKNVYIIDVYTTFTNIVDHAAGKGSELSKQFKRKLSPCCESLNSKGYCGQQDESSAELLYTVCDKSSKFFYWDDMHPTHAGWEAVMKQVEKPLKVFVDQD, translated from the exons ATGAAGCTTCTTCCGGCTGCCctcggcctcgtcctcctcctcctgctcgttCTGAATCCCAATGGCGTGGAGGCCCGGCCAGCCCCAGCCGGCGGCCATCAGAAGAAGGGGTCGAGCGCTACCTTCTTCGTCTTCGGGGATGACTTCGCCGACAACGGGAACCTCCCTCCGACCGACCACGTCACCGAGATGTCGAGGCAATGGGCCTACCCCTACGGCTCCAACTACGTCGATGCCGATGGGTTTCCGCGGCCGAATACTCCGTCCGGCCGTTTCTCAAACTACAAAATCCAGTCGGATTTCATCG CAACAATGCTGGGATTGGAGGAAGCCCCTCCGGCGCATGCCCGCACGGCCGAGAAAACCTGCGACccatccggcatgacctttgctaccGGTGGTGCAGGCGTGTTGGGCAGTACATCACACGAGGTCCCCGCCCTTGCCAAGCAGGTCGACACTTTTCGGAAGATGGTCAAGGACGGGACCATCACGGAGAATCAACTGAGTCGCTCTGTAGCGCTCGTGGCCTTCTCCGGTAATGACTATGCAAGCACCGGTGTCATTGGCCTAAGTAGCCCCAATGAT ATTAATGCTTATATTGGAAAGGTGACAAAAGAGATTGCAGCTAATGTGGATCAATTGTTGAAGCTTGGGGTGACAAAGGTTCTTGTCAATAACTTGCACCCTATCGGTTGCACGCCATCACACACCCGAACCAACAACTACACCACGTGTGATATTTTTGGAAACTTGGGTGCATCCATCCACAATGATAATCTGAAACAAGTTATGACATCAAAGAAGAATGTCTACATCATCGACGTGTACACCACCTTCACAAATATTGTGGATCATGCGGCAG GTAAAGGCTCAGAGTTGTCTAAACAATTCAAGCGCAAACTATCGCCGTGCTGCGAGAGTTTGAATTCGAAGGGTTACTGCGGACAGCAGGACGAGTCATCCGCGGAGCTTCTGTACACTGTGTGCGACAAATCGAGCAAATTTTTCTATTGGGACGACATGCACCCAACACACGCAGGATGGGAAGCTGTCATGAAACAGGTGGAAAAACCCTTGAAGGTGTTTGTAGATCAAGACTAG